TGAAAAAAAGAGACAGATATGGATATTATTGCAACCTAATTAATCTTAGAACCTGAGCGCCTTCATCCCAAAGCCGAGTCTCGGTTACAATCTGGTCAGCTTTGCCTTGATCGTAGAGAAGTGCCTGTCTTGATATTTCAAAGTCAATTGCTCTGCTCATTGCTGAAAATGCGTTCAAATTCTTTATCTCCACCTGTATCAGCAGCAGCCAGATGAAATGAAAATGCAATGAGTAGATCCATCCCTTTCTTTCACTGGTTTAACTAAGAAGAATCTacaaatgagaaagaaagaaaccttgGTGCCAAACTCAGCTTGCCCAATGGGACGGATTGAGATATTGACATCACAGCGAAGAGAGCCTTCTTGCATATTCCCATTACTAACTCCCAAATACCTCGCAATCCGTTGCATTTCACAAGCGTATTCAGCAGCTTCTACACCACTCCTCATATCAGGTTCAGAAACAATCTCAAGTAAAGGAACCCCTGCTCTATTCAGATCTACCTGCACCACATAATAATACACCAAACCATAAGTAACACAAACATCTTGCAGGTTCTACTTCAAAAACCCTTGGAAGAAGATTTAAATAAACCCATGCCTGAGAGTAATCTCCAGTGTCTGAATGGAGTGACTTGCCAGCATCTTCTTCCATATGAACTCTAGTGATACCAAATCTCCTATGGCCACCACCAAACTCAAGAGGAATATCCAAATCCACATAGCCACCAGATGCAATGGGGATATCAAACTGAGAAATCTGATAACCTTTAGGAAGATCTGGATAAAAATACTGCTTCCTATCGAATTTAGACTTGAGAGACAACTCACAGTTCAAAGCTAAACCCAATCTAACACCAAATTCAACAACTTTTGAATTCAAAACAGGCAAAGCACCAGGCAAACCCATACAAACTGGACAAATACTTGTGTTTGGAACCGACCCGTAATTGTTAGAGCAGCTACAAAACGCCTTTGTCAATGTAGAGAGCTGAACATGAGTCTCTATCCCAATTACAGCTTCGTAGTCTCTCAGAATCTCATCAAGCTTGTTACTTTTATGGTTTTTGGGTGCAACCCTCGACGGAGAAGTCTGTTTAGCTTCATGGGTCGTCGCTGTTTGGCTTCCACAACACCTCACGGACACGTTGTTACTCCTCCTTCTAATCAAGGCAGTTCCAAGAAGTGAGAACTGGTTTAGCTGAATTGTCCTTAACAATGTCGTCGACATGTTGTTAAGAATGCTTTAAAGAATCAGAAATGTGGAGCTTAAGCAGACAGAAACTGCTCGCATCACTTCTCACCGGAATCGTATCGGAGGAGAAGAGCCGTCGACTTATCTTTTCACCAAGGTGTAATCCGAATCGGGCTTAATCGAATGATTGGGCCTGTTATGTCTTTTTGAAGCCCAATTAAAATTAGACTGCTCTGTTTAATCTTAGTTCTAGTTTAgtagtttactttttttatttaaccgTTGTTAACGTGGGTTCTAACGGCAACGTCAAAAACAATGTATTCAGATTTCAGAAGCGTCGTCTCTTTGACTTTTCGTTATCTTTCCGTTTTGTCTGTTAGATGCTGATTTCGTAACCATGGCGGCTTCTTCGTCTCCGGAGATCAGAATCGCCGACGAACACCTCGCCCTTGAGCTTACCGTCCGCGATCTAGATTCTCCGGTTTCAGACGGCGTCTCCTCGGCCCCTGTATCATCTTCCGACGAAATCATCCCTCTCCTGAATCAAACCCAAAGACCTAGGATCAACATCTTCTCCGCCTCCTACACTCGACGCAAACCAAGAGTAAGAGCGACTCCTCTAGCTTTTCATGGATTTGATTCTTCTTTAGTTCATGTTTCAATTCGAAGTTAATTCAATGAATTTGCCAGTGGCTTCAATTTCTACTAAATTTATCTTGTTAGAATTCTAGATTTAGGTTATTGACAAGAACTGAGATCAGATTTTAGTCTGAATTTGTTGGATTTGATTTGGAAATGTGATGTTGTGTGTAGGAGCAAGTGATTAAAGTGACTGAAACTGAGATATCACCAGTGACTCAGTTTTCTTCATGGGTTTGGAGTGGGTCTCGTTACTCTGGCTTACTGTGTATGGCCTTGTCATCGATACTGTATCTCATCATGGAGTTAGTTTCAGATACTTTTTCTGGTCAGTACTTCTTTGTCTCTCCTCTATGGTGGTATCTTGTGATTTCGTCCTTGTGTTTCAGTTTCATGGTTTTTGTGTAAGATGATAAGTAGCTTTTATGGGAAGACTAGAAAATGTTGAATTTACTTTTGCTGATGCTCTGCTTCTTGTCCTTTCTTCACATGGTGGGAGagaacttttttgtttattggaCCTGTTTAATAACTTGTCTTTTCTAGTTGTAATGGAATCTCTGCTTAGATGAGTGCAAATGCTTACCTCAATTTGTGTCTTCCTTCAGCGTTTTAGTGTTGCTTGTATTATATAGTgtattgattgatgtttttttcttcctaatgTCCTTTGTTTATGACAGTTCAGCCCATTCCTTTGTTTGAGACCGCGTTCATGAGATGCACAATTATCTTGATACTATCATACCTTTGGTTGAAAAGAACTGGACAACCAGTTTTTGGACCTGCGCATGCCAGGAAGCTTTTGGTTTCCAGAGCCCTTGTGGGTTACCTTTCATTGTTTAGTTTCATCTTTAGGTAATTATTACACATCCGTACTCTGCTCCGTGTGTAGACCTAAACAGcctgttaaatttatattcaaaaCCAATGCATCATTTAAAATGAAGTTGCTATTAGCCACAGTGTCTATTCCCCACTAATCAATCTGTCACTTGTAGCAAAATAAGACATCTAACACTGCTTTTCACTGGTATTGACATTCAGCATCCAAATGTTGCCCTTGTCCCAAGCTATTGTACTAAGCTTCTTGAATCCAGTTATGGCTTCCATTGCAGCACGTGTTGTTCTGCATGAGAAGTTGAAAATCACTGATATTGGAGGTACAGAGCTTTTTCCCTTAGCTTTAGTTAGCTCCTGAAATACATTGTGTACTGACGACAAAGCAAGTCCATTTCAtgacttctttttgttttcgttttggtCCAGGTCTTGCTTGCAGTTTCTTTGGCGTGCTATTTATCTTTGGCCCAACACTAAGTGTCCAAGGTACAGAAGTGAGTTAACAAAATagttctctatttattcttttcatAAAACTGCTCCTGGCTCTCTCCTTTATGCATAAGGAAACAAAGACGTCATGCTGATTTCACTTATCTTTCTTGGCAGTTGGATCAGAAGCAAAGAATGAAAATCTAAAAGGAAACCATCATATTTATGCGTTCTTGTTGGGCTTATTTTCATCAATCACTGGAGGAATCACTTATTGTCTCATAAAGGCAGCTGCTAAAGCATCGGAACAGCCAGTGTGAGATTTAAGATCCAGATGTGTCGTTAACCCACATGTTTTTGCTTCTTTAGCGAAAATTCTGAAGTCaggaaaaaatcattaaatggtGTGTACTTTTTCAGGATCACTGTCCTCTCGTTTGGTTTGGTAGCTTGCCCTGCTGCAGCAATTTGCATGTTTTCCTTGGAGGTATGTTTTGTGAATGTATATGTGGCGGTTGAAACGGAATATGATAAAGTTTTAGGAAACCAAGAAATGCATCAACTGCACCAAATGTTGGGTGATCATTACTCAAAACCGATGAATTTTTTCTCATACAGAGCTTTGTCCTGCCAGCGTTTGACACATTCATTAGCATGATTGTACTAGGGTTACTGGCATTTTGCGCAGAGGTGAGGCCATTCAGTAACATTATGTTTATGcacagttttgatttttgttggcAATTCAAGTAATTAGATTGCTGAGTAAGATTTCTATTGTTTGAAGGTACTTTTGGCACGTGGGCTTCAGCTTGAGAGAATCAGCAAAGCTGCAAACATATTGTACATCGAGGTATACTTCCACTTCCATAGAGTTGGGTTTAGAATAGGAGCCTCTAGTCCGGTTTtcagtttgagttttttttttttttttgggttttcaaaaCATAGAATTGAATGGTGAATACTGAATACCATTCGGTTTCGTTTTAAAGGGTGGTTTATCCGTATGAGTTCGATTTTAGTGAACTTTTTctttaactcaaaagattttcAAAGACATCAAATTTGATcggtttattattttctttcgaTTCGGATATGAAGTTTATTTCTATAttgttcatttgttttgaaTCGGTTAAACAGAATTAACATAGTGATGATGCAGCAAGACTTTGTTTTCTGATATGTGTTTCTCGTATTAGGTGGTGTTATCGCAGTTATGGACAGTAAGCACGGGAAAAGCAGAATCGTCAGGTTTGTTTAGCCGACTTGTTGGGTGTTTGCTCATTATCATATCAGTGAGCTACACGGTTTATATGGGACCTGCTAAAGATACTGAGTAACCNNNNNNTAGGAGCAAGTGATTAAAGTGACTGAAACTGAGATATCACCAGTGACTCAGTTTTCTTCATGGGTTTGGAGTGGGTCTCGTTACTCTGGCTTACTGTGTATGGCCTTGTCATCGATACTGTATCTCATCATGGAGTTAGTTTCAGATACTTTTTCTGGTCAGTACTTCTTTGTCTCTCCTCTATGGTGGTATCTTGTGATTTCGTCCTTGTGTTTCAGTTTCATGGTTTTTGTGTAAGATGATAAGTAGCTTTTATGGGAAGACTAGAAAATGTTGAATTTACTTTTGCTGATGCTCTGCTTCTTGTCCTTTCTTCACATGGTGGGAGagaacttttttgtttattggaCCTGTTTAATAACTTGTCTTTTCTAGTTGTAATGGAATCTCTGCTTAAATGAGTGCAAATGCTTACCTCAATTTGTGTCTTCCTTCAGCGTTTTATTGTTGCTTGTATTATATAGTgtattgattgatgtttttttcttcctaatgTCCTTTGTTTATGACAGTTCAGCCCATTCCTTTGTTTGAGACCGCGTTCATGAGATGCACAATTATCTTGATACTATCATACCTTTGGTTGAAAAGAACTGGACAACCAGTTTTTGGACCTGCGCATGCCAGGAAGCTTTTGGTTTCCAGAGCCCTTGTGGGTTACCTTTCATTGTTTAGTTTCATCTTTAGGTAATTATTACACATCCGTACTCTGCTCCGTGTGTAGACCTAAACAGcctgttaaatttatattcaaaaCCAATGCATCATTTAAAATGAAGTTGCTATTAGCCACAGTGTCTATTCCCCACTAATCAATCTGTCACTTGTAGCAAAATAAGACATCTAACACTGCTTTTCACTGGTATTGACATTCAGCATCCAAATGTTGCCCTTGTCCCAAGCTATTGTACTAAGCTTCTTGAATCCAGTTATGGCTTCCATTGCAGCACGTGTTGTTCTGCATGAGAAGTTGAAAATCACTGATATTGGAGGTACAGAGCTTTTTCCCTTAGCTTTAGTTAGCTCCTGAAATACATTGTGTACTGACGACAAAGCAAGTCCATTTCAtgacttctttttgttttcgttttggtCCAGGTCTTGCTTGCAGTTTCTTTGGCGTGCTATTTATCTTTGGCCCAACACTAAGTGTCCAAGGTACAGAAGTGAGTTAACAAAATagttctctatttattcttttcatAAAACTGCTCCTGGCTCTCTCCTTTATGCATAAGGAAACAAAGACGTCATGCTGATTTCACTTATCTTTCTTGGCAGTTGGATCAGAAGCAAAGAATGAAAATCTAAAAGGAAACCATCATATTTATGCGTTCTTGTTGGGCTTATTTTCATCAATCACTGGAGGAATCACTTATTGTCTCATAAAGGCAGCTGCTAAAGCATCGGAACAGCCAGTGTGAGATTTAAGATCCAGATGTGTCGTTAACCCACATGTTTTTGCTTCTTTAGCGAAAATTCTGAAGTCaggaaaaaatcattaaatggtGTGTACTTTTTCAGGATCACTGTCCTCTCGTTTGGTTTGGTAGCTTGCCCTGCTGCAGCAATTTGCATGTTTTCCTTGGAGGTATGTTTTGTGAATGTATATGTGGCGGTTGAAACGGAATATGATAAAGTTTTAGGAAACCAAGAAATGCATCAACTGCACCAAATGTTGGGTGATCATTACTCAAAACCGATGAATTTTTTCTCATACAGAGCTTTGTCCTGCCAGCGTTTGACACATTCATTAGCATGATTGTACTAGGGTTACTGGCATTTTGCGCAGAGGTGAGGCCATTCAGTAACATTATGTTTATGcacagttttgatttttgttggcAATTCAAGTAATTAGATTGCTGAGTAAGATTTCTATTGTTTGAAGGTACTTTTGGCACGTGGGCTTCAGCTTGAGAGAATCAGCAAAGCTGCAAACATATTGTACATCGAGGTATACTTCCACTTCCATAGAGTTGGGTTTAGAATAGGAGCCTCTAGTCCGGTTTtcagtttgagttttttttttttttttgggttttcaaaaCATAGAATTGAATGGTGAATACTGAATACCATTCGGTTTCGTTTTAAAGGGTGGTTTATCCGTATGAGTTCGATTTTAGTGAACTTTTTctttaactcaaaagattttcAAAGACATCAAATTTGATcggtttattattttctttcgaTTCGGATATGAAGTTTATTTCTATAttgttcatttgttttgaaTCGGTTAAACAGAATTAACATAGTGATGATGCAGCAAGACTTTGTTTTCTGATATGTGTTTCTCGTATTAGGTGGTGTTATCGCAGTTATGGACAGTAAGCACGGGAAAAGCAGAATCGTCAGGTTTGTTTAGCCGACTTGTTGGGTGTTTGCTCATTATCATATCAGTGAGCTACACGGTTTATATGGGACCTGCTAAAGATACTGAGTAACCGAATAGCATAGCACTGTTCCATTTACTAAAAGtggattttgtatttttggctCGCTTCTTGTTTGGTGCAATGCAAACCGCCCACCCTAGTTCCAAATTTTTTGGGTATCAAAtttcattgatttttatttgCCAAACCCAGTATTTAAGATCCACGTGCTGGAAATCTAATTTCATGTCCGGAATTATTCTTGAATTAATTGCACCAtcgtagaagaaaaaaaaaaccaatgaaaacatTATAGTTTGGAAAGTAAAAGATGAAGGTGGTAGAAagggcaaaaaaaaagtgtaacaCAAACAAGGTGGTGTAATGGTAGTCGTTAGACCATCTGATCTTAGTGCATCCGCGTTCCATTCTCATTCACTGCAAATTTAGTCACTTTTTTGTACCGCTTCGATTTCTAGATTTTAGTCCAAGTCATATTAGAATAAGTCTTTCGTAGATAAGGAAGACGTAATAACTAAAAGCCATACACTAAAAACTTTAGTATAGAAATTGATATTTGGTTTggcacaaacaaaaaaaatcacaaatactTTCAAAAGATATTGGCTCCAATCCAAAGAGTTGCATTTTTATACTGTCCATTTTTATACTGTATACTGTCCATTTTTATAAATAGTAAGGGTAAAAAGGCAAAATATCCATGATAAAACcaagtttgaaaatttatattactaaagaaaaaatattcaaaatcaatACTAAAGTTTTTAGTGTATGGCTTCTAGTTACTACactacattattatattttgctATTTGGTATGCTTTGAAATCATTATGGAAATCCGGAATTTTCTAATTTGATTGAAAAATACCTAATCAAAACCGATGTGACAGATCATTTGTCCAACGTAAAAAGTAAGACAACACTTTGGTCATTTGTTgtgttaattagtttttggtAATACCAGCTACATAAATAAACCATACCCATTAAGTTTTATACTAGTAGTTTTTTAGTTGTTACTTAAAACACTTTTCAATCCAAGAGAATCGAATTCATTGTTTTGGTAATAGCCGAAGCACTTTacattttatcattatttttctctctctccctctttcttaTTGATAAGTTTACATGTGGATCAGATTCCATGGTAGCTGTACGAAAAAGATGAATTAAACTCACTTGTTAGTGGTTTtcaattcaaatataaatataaataaatcgGAAGCATCTTATTCCCtcgaaaagaaaatatttgtcggaatcttctcaaaaaaaactaaaaaacagtCGGTGGCCGCAAAAAGGACCGACGGGCTGGAAGAGAACGTTGTTCTTCTTCccatattattataaaaatggcTAGTCATGAAAGAGTTAAAGAGAAACTGATGATATTTGAATTGTTTGCTTCCTCCTCTGGCCAAGTTGTGTGTGTGAGTCTACTTCACCcgttcttcctttttttttttccttagaatAATTCACGTGAAAGGTGTTTTAATGTATGACTATACTTTTTCGTATTTATGTTTCACAtgcttttcgtttttttaatgaTGTTTTAAAATGTATAATTCACGAGGGGAAATGGTCTATTCTTTCACAAAACTATTATTGTGAACGTGAAGATTTTAagttatttaattagtttagagTACTAACTAAAGCCTACTCATATAAGCCGAGTTATAAGATCAagcaaaaatattagtattgaCTTGCatgtcaaaataataatattattgacCTAAACGCCTTTCAATCCTTTAGTGTGTGGTGAGcattatagtaattaaaacaaattgttttaaaatgatttatttaacAAACCGAACGATGTTGTTTACTAGTTTATGGTATGAGATTTTCTTAACAtgtcaaacaaatatatatatatatatatatatattttaaatatttaaggtttttttttaaaggcattcaattaaaattatgaAGGAAATAAAAGTTTACAAGGCCAAAGCCCAACCGTAAGCCTAAATACAAATCcataaaatttaagaaacaGAAGTGAACCAGAAGTGAACCAGTAGTGAACCAATAGTTAGATAAGAACCAGATTTATGGTTGGGTATTCAAACAGCCTATACCATCCACAGTAAAAACATTCAAAACGTCATTGAGAGAGAAAGCGAGAGGAGGAGATCGCATCTGAGATTAGGGTTCTTTACGTCATTGTCGTCACAGTGGTTGCTCCAGAGAACCATAGATGGAGTAGAGATAAAGAGAGATCAGGGTTGCTATCACGGAAACTCAAAGCTCTGTTCCGAACAGTGGAGTCAATTTGACGAAGAAGTAGATCATCCGATTTGAAGGAGTTTCGATGAAGACGGTGGTTTCGCTCAGTCCAAATCACATAGATGACAGTCTGCCAAGCGATCAGTAGCAGTTTCTTTACTACACGAGGCCCTCGATATTGCGTGAGGGAGTCAAGTGTCTGGGACCAAGAGCTTGAGGGAGTAAAGGCACATCGTCTAGCAACATCCGACCATATCGACTAGCTGAAAGGacacacaaagaaaatatgatcTCGAGATTCAGGCATGGAGGCACAAAGAAGGCAATGAGGATCGACTGTTAATCCCCAATTCAGCAAGCGATCCCTTG
The Camelina sativa cultivar DH55 chromosome 15, Cs, whole genome shotgun sequence DNA segment above includes these coding regions:
- the LOC104747199 gene encoding glutamyl-tRNA(Gln) amidotransferase subunit B, chloroplastic/mitochondrial, with product MSTTLLRTIQLNQFSLLGTALIRRRSNNVSVRCCGSQTATTHEAKQTSPSRVAPKNHKSNKLDEILRDYEAVIGIETHVQLSTLTKAFCSCSNNYGSVPNTSICPVCMGLPGALPVLNSKVVEFGVRLGLALNCELSLKSKFDRKQYFYPDLPKGYQISQFDIPIASGGYVDLDIPLEFGGGHRRFGITRVHMEEDAGKSLHSDTGDYSQVDLNRAGVPLLEIVSEPDMRSGVEAAEYACEMQRIARYLGVSNGNMQEGSLRCDVNISIRPIGQAEFGTKVEIKNLNAFSAMSRAIDFEISRQALLYDQGKADQIVTETRLWDEGAQKTVTMRKKEGLADYRYFPEPDLPEVILTQEYVDSIRASLPELPEAKRRRYEAMGLGMQDVLFLANDVSVAEYFDAVIGKGAEVKLAANWIMGDIAAYLKNEKLSINDMKLTTQELAELIAAIKDGTISGKIGKEILFELLAKGGTVKGMIKEKDLVQITDPAEIEKMVIKVVSENQKQLEQYRSGKTKLQGYFAGQVMKMSKGKANPGLLNKILLEKLNAKD
- the LOC104748616 gene encoding uncharacterized protein LOC104748616 → MAASSSPEIRIADEHLALELTVRDLDSPVSDGVSSAPVSSSDEIIPLLNQTQRPRINIFSASYTRRKPREQVIKVTETEISPVTQFSSWVWSGSRYSGLLCMALSSILYLIMELVSDTFSVQPIPLFETAFMRCTIILILSYLWLKRTGQPVFGPAHARKLLVSRALVGYLSLFSFIFSIQMLPLSQAIVLSFLNPVMASIAARVVLHEKLKITDIGGLACSFFGVLFIFGPTLSVQVGSEAKNENLKGNHHIYAFLLGLFSSITGGITYCLIKAAAKASEQPVITVLSFGLVACPAAAICMFSLESFVLPAFDTFISMIVLGLLAFCAEVLLARGLQLERISKAANILYIEVVLSQLWTVSTGKAESSGLFSRLVGCLLIIISVSYTVYMGPAKDTE
- the LOC109124556 gene encoding uncharacterized protein LOC109124556, which codes for QVIKVTETEISPVTQFSSWVWSGSRYSGLLCMALSSILYLIMELVSDTFSVQPIPLFETAFMRCTIILILSYLWLKRTGQPVFGPAHARKLLVSRALVGYLSLFSFIFSIQMLPLSQAIVLSFLNPVMASIAARVVLHEKLKITDIGGLACSFFGVLFIFGPTLSVQVGSEAKNENLKGNHHIYAFLLGLFSSITGGITYCLIKAAAKASEQPVITVLSFGLVACPAAAICMFSLESFVLPAFDTFISMIVLGLLAFCAEVLLARGLQLERISKAANILYIEVVLSQLWTVSTGKAESSGLFSRLVGCLLIIISVSYTVYMGPAKDTE